The DNA window tttaattttttttttatgataataattttcattgaaattttttattttattgtgaaCAAATTACTAGAAAATGAAACATTCATATTTTCTCCAAGTTTtttcccttgccaaatgatgaCTATGGATCCATATTATTTTATCTTAACATTCTATGCGGTAATTGCTGTACCTTCAAATTAGGCTTTCCAATGATCCAACCTTACCCACAAATGCTTGGAGGTTCTTCTCCGATGAACCACCGTCCATCACAGCCTCCCTTGCCAAATCTTTCCATCTCTTAGCGTTCtttctcatctcttcccctctttctccctccatTACCATTTCCACACACCTTTTAAGCTCATCTCCTTCTAGAACCCCTTCTTCATTAACCTCCACCCTAATTCCTGTTCTCCAAACATCTCTTATCAGTTTGGCATTCATTGGTTGGTCTGACCACTGTGGAAACGTCACCATCGGAACTCCAGCAGCCAGGCCCTCCATAGTTGAATTCCAACCACAATGTGTCACAAAGCATCCAATTGAAGGATGACAGAGAACCTCCACCTGTGAACACCAAGGTACCACCATTCCATATTGCTTTAGTACTTCCATATTGTCCACCATCTCATCACCTTCTTTGTCGTTGTTCACCGGCGGCGGCCGGAGGACCCACAAGAAGGGTCGGCGGCTTGTTAATAACCCATTTCCGATCTCTCTCACCTGATCCTCCGATAATACGGTCGTGGTTCCAAAGGATACATAAACCACTGATGCTTCCTTCTTTGATTTCAACCAATCCATGTAATGTATGGAACTACTGATCATCAAATCTCCTCCAAAGGAAGTGTCTAAAGGGTCCTTCCCATCTAAGAAAGCGGACGGGATCAAAGGTCCAATCGCAACCATACTAAACTTATCAATTACCCTTAGGGCTTCTACCTCTAAGGTTTCAAACGAATTCACCAAAACCCTTGCCTTGTTTTCTTCGTCTAAGTTCTGGATAAGTTCTTGGAACACTGGCATAACAAAAACGTGAGTGTTTGAAGGGAGGAAAAAGGAGGGAATGTCTTTACATGTAAGTGAAGGCAGTCCTGGTAATTCTATTGAAAACGAGGGGTCATTGTTATTACTATCGATGACATCGCCATACCCATTGAAGTAGTAGTAATAGATGTCAAGAACTGCCGCGGGTTGAATCCATAGGAGAGCCGAAGGCACGCGTAGGTCACGTGCCAGTTCAGGAACCCATGGTAAGAGGAGATTATACACGATACACGTCACCGGCCGGCGATCGGCGCCAACTATCAGGTCTGTGAGAGCTTGTGAACCGAGTCGTTTGAGCTCATGATAAAAGTGATGATCCCCGGGTTTGTACCCATCGTCATAGCCGTCGGAGAAGGGAGCATAGGTAAGGCCGTCGAGGGTGGGGGTGTTGGTCATGCGACGGTGAGCGGAGATGCTAGTAACGAAGGTGACATGGGCGCCAATGCGTGTGAGTCGCTTGGCGAACTGGAGAGCTGGGTTGATGTGACCTTGGGCTGGAAATGAAACAACAAGGAAATGAACTTGAAGcattatggagagagagagagagaattgggagtgttgtggtggtggtggtgggggtggtggtgggagTTGGGGTGCGACGACCAGAACTAAGACAGGATGCTATAAGAGGGAGGGAATTGGATGAGGCCAATGCTGATGTCTGTGATGACGCTGGGATTTCATTTCATGTCTTGTCTTTACATGTCTTTGTCTAGTAGTACTTTTCCTAACTGGAGTAGATATGGATTCCAACCATTCCAAAATTGTATGTCTTTAGTGGTTTATTTACAttatcaattttgaatttttgtcaGATTTGCAACAATTTCAAACACGCAACTCAATACGGATTCTTAGAAGCAAAACTCAATACGTATTCTCTCCGATGGATGGACGCCCTAACTAAGAGGCCAGTGCTATCAGACACAAATCCAATACTAACTGAACCACCCTAAGGCCCTGAGAAGATCGGCCAGGATAGAATTAAGAAGGAACAGAGCTGCATCCAGCCCAGCTCAGCTGTCCACACCTAATCAGCCTAATCCAAAAGGCAACTCATCACCAACCGATCCAGCCCTGCTGTGAACCCCCCCACCCCATTTGGAAAGACCGCTCACGACAGCTAAATCCCCATTTTTCTTACTGGTCGTGATCTCTCACCATAGTCAGAATCGTGAGACAGCAGCAACatgctctctcttttttttctttttttttctttttatttaaaatcaGAGAAAGGCGATACCCtatcttcggcattgccatcaacaggaagCACCTAACCTGGAATCTAAATCTTGGTCTCACCATAGCATCCATTGCTACCTATTTTGTAATATGGGATGGAAAAGAGGACCCATATCACTCGAAGTCTCCATTTTTGAAGCTTGTTTGGCCAGGTAATTGCCACAGGGTTCACCTCTTTGAAACAACATCATCCACAATATAGATCGGAGGAAAGGCTGTAAGAAGAACCACTGTCGAAGAACAAACCACATAATGCTATTTGACTGAGCTGAGGAGACAACAGCTGCAGAGTCAGATTCAATCCACAGTGCAACCACTCTGATCTCTTTGGCCCTAGTGATCTCTTTCACCAACGCCACAAACTCTGGTTTTAAGTTTGGTTTAACACCCAGATGGATATTGAATGCTACCAACACCTGTCCCAAGTGATTTCTCAGAACTCTGCCAGCGCCTGCTCTGTCTGAATTGCCTAAAAAACTCCCATCTACATTCAATTTGATCCAGTTCATCCATGGTTTGCACCAATACACTTCCAACATTGACCTACTTATGTTCGATGCAATGGGAAGATTTAGTCTTCGACAACATAACACGTCCGTCACAGAATTCACCGCCCCTTTCATATCAAGGTTGAGCTATATAATTTCCTTCTTAATCATCTCAAAGATCTGGGTAACGGATTTACGCTTTCCTTCAAAGAGTATAATTTCGTTCCCACCAGATAGAGTAAGAAACGATCACTAAACCCACCGTCCAAGGTCCTTTGGTAGTGATAGTCCCACACTTTTGTTTCCACCACATAAGAAAGTCCTCCATCGTTCCTCGATTTGCCTAGTCACACCAAAACATCCTAAGAAAGTGCTCCAAACTTGAGTGCCGAAGGGACATTGAACGAACACATGCAAGAAATTCCACTTGCTTCTCCACACAAATTGCATTTTGGAGCAAGGGAAGCACCTCTCTTATTTATCACAACATCTATGGAGAGTTTTCCATGAGAAAGCCGCCATCCAAATGTCTTCGAATTTGAGTTTTACTCCATACTATAAAACTCCAAGGCACATTTGGGTTATGTCTTTGAATTTTTTCCCAtgcaaagaggaagagaaaacctatcacaccccgttcacatagaaccggaccggtgatcgagttaactcctgttaacccaaaacctgtcaggatcatctgatacagtaaccacagcacaacagaCACACTCTAAACCAAGAAGATTATGTATTTCaacggaagtcttacatgtatttacctgtaaatacctcaatactcttgatacccaaattgtattacatagtacatttacatgtgggcccataggcgtgatatatatacaagaaatacaatttacacAACCAACGCACAAAAGGaataacatttaaaaaataaccaaaaggAATCCCAGtatggtatcagtgttgctgtcccGCAACACAGCTATTGCACGGGCACTAGGCCTAGTGCCCGAGATcttcaggggcccaccagtcctcaattgaaaactccacagtgggtcccgGCTCTAGCTCCTTAGtcggataacctgcaagatcaatTAAAAATagtgtgcacatgggatgagctcactagcgcagtaagtgaaaagaaagaccaactAAGCATTcataatacaaatgaacctctatgcatgcagttcattttattatcttagtccgcttaaacaaaaaaatattctaagttataggtcatgtgctactcgcaaTCACAGTGCACATATGCTCCGGGGACAAGCCGCGAACCCCATCCAGCGATATGCCATAGGGTAgccggagaaggccagccgtgggtacccaaaaagtaaattgttgttcctcAGCGACATTAAAATAAATTGTTGTTTCTCAACGACGTTAaagtaaattgctatttctcagcaatattaaagtaaaatgggtcttgccctgcattaaatttaaagcagtacaattggctctcttgttatatcactaaAGTTGTTGATAGTCCTAATGATCATCCGGGCGTATTTCTAACCGCCACCGTTGGTAGAGAACCTCGGGCTTCCCgtcagtgatatacccaacacctaaacccttgttgggaagggtcgtagcacagggatatgtcattcctaaccgcatgctcctatgtgagatagtacgactgtatagtgccatcATGTCttattccatgggccaccaatgcatttgtgtcCAAGCCtactatgacatctagtctagcaatgcatcatatcaTTAGTTTagagtcatccatctcatacctcaaagcaagaataaacatttaacaattaaatatattagcatgtcaaatcataaatgaatttcataatgcacacatcaatgcatgcaatggcactcgtggatgactaatctacaacaataataaaatgaCAACATGGTtagtctacaaccagaatgatatgatgcaatgtcctcttcccacttacctagttgtgtacaaagatcaccattggtacgaggaagattcAGCGTTCGATGACGTGACTTTCtaatacaacctatcataaaaaagTTACGTTTAGTATATCTTCACTTTATGCTTATAACCAATGaagtatgatgatcccaatgtgtttagaatcactaaaAAATGTTAcccgacaaatttgggcccatttGGAACCCGAAAGGTCAGATTAGTGGGTCAgcaggcacccaccagtccttgcttgcCGCTCTACCTAAAGGCTCTGCTTGGACCAGCGGGCTAGGTGCCCACTGGTCTTGCTCATCAATCAAGCTAACAGCTCTGCCTAGATCGGTAGGCCAGGAGCaacgggcaaggcacccaccggtcttactcGCCAGTCGAGTCAGTAGCTCAACTAGGACAGGTAGGCTCCAGATTGGTGGGTTCGACCATtttcaggcacccaccactcggAACCGGgattttttatgttctcttCCATTCCTACTCCCACCTTGGGGAACCCAAAAGGGGTCAATTCGACCTCGctttccacaaatctaaggtcacACATCATGATTCCAGCATAGATCTATGATTGATTCAAAGTTCCGAACTTGGGTTTTatctctttgctcaagaacacttcaaaaccctcaaatcttctctttagctcaagagatcaacaaatgctccaCAAATCTTACAAGTTCTCCctcaaaatccttcataaacaacatgtaggtcctttattaaaccttagatttacatTCCCAAGagagattaacaagatctaaaggatttctacacaaatcatagggtttcacttagggtttcatgagggtttaaggaataccatctttactcacctcaaaacgtagatctCAAGGTGGGGATCACTAATCTGACGTCGAAATATTCTACCTCGACGACGCACAACGACcatgttcttccccatttctcccttcttcttcccttctctctccttcttttctctcttctttacttttctcacccactgtttgaaacaataaatgaggtgaagaAAAGtgataaatgctatttatagtggggtcaaaatatctaaagatcagagtggtaggtcacagtGGTGGGTCTGACTCAACCATGATCACCCACCAATTGGCCAAAACTTAGCTAAAACATTGGGATTTTTTATGGGGCTCGGCCCCAAATCCCAACACGTATTCCACTATTGGAAATTGATTAAAATGCGTACTTAACATAAAATACAGCCATGCACCCTTATTACTCGTATATGTCCcggtgatatgtgcaagtgcacggcttgggcacatagacttcactaggcattgactccaactcatcttgCCAACccaagtttagagtcacccttgccatcatgttccataaggtactcacCTCGGCTCACTCGAGTTCAGGTCCTGTAAGAccaaactggaccaaccgggtaattagaccgggtttaaaatgTAGGGTATCACAAAACCCCTGATGTCGTTAACACCATTTACATTGGTCCGCCATCTGAATCTGAGGAAGTTTAATGCATTTGATAGTCTAGAAAATTTCATTCAAGAGGCTTGACTGAACATCTGGAAGATTCCATTCCAGATCAGAGGTAAACTCTACAACTTTTGCATTTGCATTCTGAAATAAGGACTCATCAAGATATGTTACTTTTACTATGGATTTGGGACCCCACCATCTGtccttccaaaattttattgatgGGTCATTCCCAACAATCCAACACTCTTTTTCAATAACGAAACCCCATAATCTATGAACACTAGGCCAAATAGAGGAAGATCTATACTCCTTAATTTTCTCCTCCCTTGTAATTAAACAAGCCTTCAAAAAGTTAAAAGATAATGATAGTTCATGCTTGACTTTCCACACCATCTTGCTATCATAGCTTTATTCACCTTTATGAGTCTTCTAATCCCTAGACCTCCTTCATCCTTAGGTTTataaagctgatcccatttaACTGTCACAAGTTTGGTTGTTTCGATCTCACCTGCCCATATGAAATTCCTCATCAATATTTCCATCATAAAAATCAGGGATGAGGGCCACCAATAGATTGAAAACTGTGAATGGGCATACCAGAGTTGATTGAATGTACCAGTTCAAATCTACTTGCCATAGACAGAAATTTGCTTTTCTATCCTGACAGACGACTCTTCACTCTATCCATCACTAGTAAAAGAACATCTTTATAAACTCTGCCCTTACATATTGCCACAACCAAGTatatggttagaaaattgcaaACTGGGATACCAAgaatattaaatattaaatctCTGCCCTGAAAATTCTTGACACTGAGACAAGAAAGAATGCAGGTTTCAGACATATCTAATAGAAGTGTTAGTGAAGATAAATATATCATCCgcaaaaagaatatgatccAAAATAGAGATGCCATGCAGACCTTGGAGGGGGctgatttttttctcctcaatAAACTTGAGAAGGCCTCTGCAAAGGACCTcttcaataataataaatattataaGAGAAATAGGGTCACCTTGTTGTAAGCCTCGCCCCACCCTAAAAAAACCCTACCAGGCCACCATCGAGTCAAATCAAAATCTTAATGCTTAATAGCAACTGATGCAACCAAGTGATCCAATGCTCTGGAAATCCAAATTTTCGAAGGACTTGAAAAATAAAGGTCTAGGATATGGTATCGCATGCCTTTTGAATATCAACTTTAATATTGAGGCCACCCCCACTGGTTGTAGAGAATATCAAATTAGCCATTTCAGAGCCTAACTTGGTTTTTGGGTAGCACTTCTGCACCATCTTATTAGGTGGTTTCTGAACTTGGAAATTTGGGCAGTGCTTCTGCACTATCGGAAAAAACAGGATTTCACTCTATTGAAAATTAGGCAGGACTTCCACAATATTGGGAAAATGAAACCTATTGAAAATTGGGCAGCGCTTCCGTGCTATAGAGAAAGTGGGTTTTTACCCTATTGAAAGTTGGGTGGTTCCATGCTATTGATAAAATGGGATTTCATCCTATATAAAATTGGGCAGCAGTTCCGTGCTATGTAAATAAAACTaaatgaaataatgaaattGGATAGGATTCTTTACCTAGCTACTAAGAGACTCCTTAGCTTTTGGAGGAACTTGTACGATCTTCAATCCCAAGCTTTGAAGTAATCTTCTTGCTCCAACAGGGCTACTAGCTTTGAATGAGTTCAAGCACAAATATGATCTAGAATCAAGCACATGCTTGGATCGATCGCCGTTTTATAATGAAGGATGTCATTGACCCCTTGTGGTCATCTCTCCTGTATCACTGAGTACTATCGGTTTTGGATCCCCGACATTTCTTACACTCAACCATCATGCATTCATGCAAAATGAACTAGGTTAGGGTAGCTAGATTTAACTTACTTTACGagtttgaccaaaattttgatTCCTCCACAAAAAAGAGCATACTAACCTCGTCTTGTTCGTAAATCATCATTGTTGTGAGGTGACAAAATTAAGTGTCTACACTAAGTAATTAAGAACATAAGATAATGAACAAAGCAGGAATTTTAAGTGATCCATTGCCCAAATGCAATTGAACAGGTCTCACTGCCAAAACTCCCTCACACATCTCAAAGCCTCTAGGGGACAAGCACAAATATGATCTAGAATTAGATAAAGAGATTATTCCATTCAAGAATGCATTGAAGATGAAATTCACGCTTCCAAATAGTTACCTGTACTTGTATAGTAAGAAGGTAGTTTCTAAGAAATACATACAATTCGTGACAAACAGAGCTCATGAAGAAAAgagaccagagagagagagagagagagagagagttgccaATACCAACTTCAACGCCGGAAAGAGAGAACAAGAAAGTAGGGCTATGGGCACCTTCGACAGCCTACACAAAAAGATTAAACAAAACAGGGAAAGAGATAatatgttaccaaaaaaaagttggGAGTTACAGAACCATGAAAGTTCCACAATGGCAATACAAGATTGTTTGCAAATAccaattttaatgaaaattttaatatttcttaatttaaagaACCATCAATTGCACACTAAGAATAGGATAAACGAACCCTCCATCATCCAAGAATCAATGAAAATTGGTTGTAAGATGCTAACATGATGCATATCAGAGAGTTTGGTAGGTTGAGAGAGGAACATGAGTTTTgagaagagatttttttttccctgtaaGATTAAGAGAAGATATTTCATAAAGAGAGAGGAACAGgagagagataaaattcctCACAATTGTGTGGTATGCCCTAATTCAAGCAGAAACAGGCATCTAAACTCTTCATGGGATCTTCCTTTTATTCACAACAtgttcattttcttctcttacaaTTGCAGACCTAGATTGCACTCTTCAAAGGTGTCACAAAAATCCAACAACTGAGATTAGAATGGTTTTCTCATCTAATTTTTGCAATTGTATGtgttttatgttttgatgtcaCTATGTGTTTCAGCTGTTGTGGTGaaaatttagttttcaaaataattttctcCGTCAATTGTTTAAGGGACTATGTTTCctcaataatttatttttttactacaaAATCATGGCAACAGTAAAAGGCAAAGAAATACAACCTCTCAAATCAAAGCCTCCAATCCCATGAACATAatccaaatcttttttttttttttgcttaaggttAGCAAAGTACATATTAAAATGAGTGCAAATATACAAAAGCTCAAAATTGGGAAACAAAACACTCCTAGCATCCTACTctaccttcgacattgccatcaatagAGAAGGAAGCTAAGACAACCTATAAAAAGCACAAATTGAAAAACACTTATACATCATACAAAGCGAAATCTAGGCCTCTCCATTGCATCCCATTCCATATCGTTAGTCGAGAACCTCGGTAGGGTGTCCTAAATATGCAACGATTGAGTTGCCGCTGCATGCTTTGCTAAACCATCCACTACCATATTCACTTCACGAAAACAACAACTTTAGAATCACATTCTATATCAATCCACATCAAGTTCAGCTGCATAGAGATTTTCATAGCTTCAAATACTCCATCcatttctgcccagaaattaGTGTTGATTCCTTCAAAGATGGAAAAGCACCGTAATGCTACTCTTGAGTGATTCCGTACAACTCATCCAAACCCTGCATATCCTGGGTTGCCTAAAGAGAATCCGTCTATATTAATTTTGCAGCAACCATTAATGGGGCGACTCCAAATCAACATTGAGCAATGCCATTTATCACCTGATGTGGAAAAATTTGACCGGACTATCtctcctgcagttcctggtgctttggccgacctgcacagaagagatgacaaggagagccgggctgacccgacgggggactctccgatgcctaagttagacctttccacaacagatgcttaAGAGAGCTTTAcagtatgagaagtgagtaatcgatcctttgtgatggaggcttaccttggtatttataggctgctgatggagggcaagtgggagacgattgtgaagagtcttgtTTAGgtgtggagtcctcaaggggagtggctctgtgattctggaaatattcttggaatattcccctcttaactaggaaagaccaaccgtgtgacgtcatgatgacgtgtagtagatagagtcctgtcctccAGAATAGGGATTACATTCCTTGACTGTAGGGGTGGatgaaaacacgtttctggaatccTTATTGTTGACGttgggccaaggtggtagctcGGCCAGATAGAGGCCGAGGTAACAGAACGGCccgatggatgccgaggtaacAGTGTGACGTGATGGATGCCAAGGTGGAGCAcagcatgatggaggccgaggtagtagcacggcatgatagatgccgaggtagaggcacggcctgatggaggccgaggtaacagcatggcctgatggaggccgaggtaacagcatggcctgattgaggctgaggtagtagcacggcctgatggaggccgaggaagtagcatggcctgatgggtgccgaggtagtagcacggcatgattgaggccgaggtagtagcacggcctgagaGATgtcgaggcagtagcacggcctgatggaggctgaggtaaCAGCACGACCTGTTGggtgccgaggtagtagcacagcatgattgaggccgaggtagtagcacggcctaatggagacCAAGgaagtagcacggcatgattgaggccgaggtagtagcacggcctaatggagacTAAGgaagtagcacggcatgatagATGCCGATGCagtagcacggcttgatggaggccgaggtgatagtaCGGCTTGATAGATGCCGAGGaagtagcatggcctgatggaagccgaggtggagtgcggcctgatagatgccgaggtaACAACACGGCATGATtaaggccgaggtagtagcacggcctgatggaagtcgaggtggagcacggcctgatggatccAAGTGGGAGcgtggcctgatggaggccgaggtgatagcatggcctgatggaggccaaggtgatagcacggcctgatggaggctgaggtgatagcacgacttgatagaggccgaggtgatagcatggCCTGACAGAGGCCGAAGTAGCGACTCAGTCCTTTTCAGGTTTGCgtacatgcttcagccgtgTTGAGGaatgtgacatattttgcctcatcaccagcccctcgctctagcagttcgaatcgacctgctagagcatttaatccGATTCGAGATGCACTGCTTCGCTTTCTCAGCCGAGGCTTCTCAACAGTTCGAGGACGTGGCTATCACTTGTTCGATGGCAATGGAAGCAAAGCGCTTTCACGGGGGTCAAGAAGAAATGGCCCAAGGTGGCTGATCCCTTAGCCCAACCAGGAGTTGTTGGATGACGTTAACATTTCTTCGTTGAAGGGCGGCTCAGACGATGTCATCTTGTTCCTTCAGGATAAGATGCCCGGCTACAATCCGACGGACTATGAGCGGTGCATTCCAGTCCATGCTACTCTAGTACAGCCCTACAGCTCGATCAATGTTGGTGAAGAAGTGATCCGACCCGAAGGATTTTCTTGTGCTGAGCTAGGCTCGTGGATcagccccccgagattagcctcatatatatagatccatatttatgtagatgtctccctcGGTAGTGATGTATTTTGAGGGCTCGTAGATTAGCCCCCCGACCTCGGTCTAGTTGCTGCCGAGCTAGAGCGctgtctttgtgcctcattggttaaggtctttgagtcaccagactAGGGTCAGGTCCTgcggtgccgagctagagctcgatCTTTGTGCCTctttggttaaggtctttgagtcaccagactaggtctggtcttgaggtgccgagctggagctcgatcttatttgctgccgagctggagctcggtcttatttgctgccgagctggggcccggtctttgtgcctcattggttaaggtctttgagtcgctagactagggtctggtcttgtggtgccgagctagagcctggtctttgagtcgccagactagggtctggtcttgaggtgccgagctggagctcggtcttatttGTTGTCTAGCTGGGGCccgatctttgtgcctcattggttaaggtctttaattcaccaaactagggtctggtttTAAGGTGctgagctggagctcgatcttatTTGCTGTCGAGCTgaggcccggtctttgtgcctcattggttaaggtctttgagtcgccagactagggtctggtcttatggtgccgagctagagcccggtctttgtgcctcattggttaaggtctttgaatcGCTAGACTATGGtctggtcttgaggtgccaagct is part of the Macadamia integrifolia cultivar HAES 741 chromosome 9, SCU_Mint_v3, whole genome shotgun sequence genome and encodes:
- the LOC122089983 gene encoding phloretin 4'-O-glucosyltransferase-like; amino-acid sequence: MLQVHFLVVSFPAQGHINPALQFAKRLTRIGAHVTFVTSISAHRRMTNTPTLDGLTYAPFSDGYDDGYKPGDHHFYHELKRLGSQALTDLIVGADRRPVTCIVYNLLLPWVPELARDLRVPSALLWIQPAAVLDIYYYYFNGYGDVIDSNNNDPSFSIELPGLPSLTCKDIPSFFLPSNTHVFVMPVFQELIQNLDEENKARVLVNSFETLEVEALRVIDKFSMVAIGPLIPSAFLDGKDPLDTSFGGDLMISSSIHYMDWLKSKKEASVVYVSFGTTTVLSEDQVREIGNGLLTSRRPFLWVLRPPPVNNDKEGDEMVDNMEVLKQYGMVVPWCSQVEVLCHPSIGCFVTHCGWNSTMEGLAAGVPMVTFPQWSDQPMNAKLIRDVWRTGIRVEVNEEGVLEGDELKRCVEMVMEGERGEEMRKNAKRWKDLAREAVMDGGSSEKNLQAFVGKVGSLESLI